One window of the Rhipicephalus microplus isolate Deutch F79 chromosome 2, USDA_Rmic, whole genome shotgun sequence genome contains the following:
- the LOC119170666 gene encoding alpha-tocopherol transfer protein-like — translation MKEDLQSVARRELGETPEVKRKSLAELRELLEGEKELVVPPDDVLVMFLRSKKYRVQDAYKTIRKYLRARRDVPEYFDNLTPSSIPYEAFFHEHKLIMFARNSQGQAVGYLQFGAWNSTICSIDDLIRCALVATESNLREEETQIRGLIGVIDLKGFGTHHMMLMTLRFARRVISIGQDSLPIRLKGIYYLNTPAVFRIVHALVKPFLSAKMLKRLQFLAGGISELRDIVPPELIPKEFGGTQEDFDFHKQEKFFHSKAGYFEEMLKRGYPRK, via the exons ATGAAGGAGGACTTGCAAAGCGTGGCCCGACGAGAACTTGGAGAAACTCCGGAAGTGAAACGAAAGTCTTTGGCGGAATTACGGGAGCTCCTTGAAG GAGAAAAGGAGCTCGTGGTTCCTCCGGATGACGTCCTAGTCATGTTTCTTCGTTCCAAGAAGTACAGAGTGCAAGATGCATATAAGACAATCAGAAAATACCTCCGGGCCCGCAGGGACGTGCCAGAGTACTTCGACAACCTAACACCTTCGAGCATTCCGTACGAGGCGTTCTTCCACGAGCACAAGCTCATCATGTTTGCCAGGAATTCGCAAGGACAAGCAGTGGGCTACCTTCAGTTCG GTGCCTGGAACAGCACCATCTGCTCAATTGACGACCTCATCAGGTGCGCATTAGTGGCCACGGAATCTAACCTACGTGAAGAGGAGACGCAGATACGTGGTCTTATCGGCGTCATAGACCTCAAGGGCTTCGGCACTCACCACATGATGCTGATGACCCTGCGCTTTGCGCGACGGGTCATCTCCATTGGACAG GACTCACTGCCAATTCGTTTGAAGGGAATCTACTACCTCAACACTCCAGCTGTCTTCAGGATTGTACACGCACTCGTCAAACCATTCCTCTCTGCGAAAATGTTGAAAAGG ttacAGTTCCTTGCAGGTGGTATCTCGGAACTTCGTGACATTGTGCCTCCAGAACTAATACCTAAGGAATTCGGTGGGACGCAAGAAGACTTTGATTTCCACAAACAAGAAAAATTCTTCCACAGCAAGGCCGGATACTTTGAAGAGATGCTGAAGCGTGGCTACCCGAGGAAGTGA